In a single window of the Centroberyx gerrardi isolate f3 chromosome 17, fCenGer3.hap1.cur.20231027, whole genome shotgun sequence genome:
- the asmt2 gene encoding acetylserotonin O-methyltransferase 2, translated as MAEHLSQSELDYPFKLLEYFNGFRVSKVIFSACELGVFDLLLKSQKPLSAECVAGELGASVDGMERLLDVLVGIEILEVETIDGTAVYSSTDVANLYLAKGSAKSLHDMIIYQSQTIYPLWNNMVDAVREGKNQNEKTFGLPAEDIFQAIYRSEEEMLKFMGLMNSSWVLDGHDVVTAFNLSCFNSIVDLGGCSGALAREMAKAYPSSSVTVFDLPQVVETAQKHFSEDDDTIGFQAGDFFSGEIPPADLYVLARIIHDWNEEKCLKLLKKIYDSCQPGGGVLLVEALLFENRRGPVLAQIFSLNMLVQTEGREQPASQYCSLLTRAGFTGVQVCRTGKSYDAILAVR; from the exons ATGGCAGAGCATCTTTCCCAGAGCGAGCTGGACTACCCGTTCAAACTGCTGGAGTATTTCAACGGCTTCAGGGTGTCAAAG GTGATATTTTCGGCCTGTGAGCTGGGAGTGTTTGACCTCCTGCTGAAGTCCCAGAAGCCCCTGAGCGCGGAGTGTGTGGCGGGGGAGCTGGGCGCCAGCGTGGACGGGATGGAGAGGCTGCTGGACGTCCTGGTGGGCATCGAGATCCTGGAGGTGGAGACGATCGACGGGACAG CTGTCTACAGCAGCACCGACGTGGCGAACCTTTACCTGGCCAAAGGCAGCGCCAAGTCTCTCCACGACATGATCATCTACCAGTCCCAGACCATCTACCCGCTGTGGAACAACATGGTGGACGCTGTGAG GGAGGGGAagaatcaaaatgaaaagaCCTTTGGCCTTCCAGCTGAGGACATTTTCCAAGCTATTTACAG ATCGGAGGAGGAGATGCTGAAGTTCATGGGTCTGATGAACTCGTCCTGGGTCCTGGACGGACACGACGTCGTGACGGCGTTCAACCTCTCCTGCTTCAACTCCATCGTGGATCTGGGAG GATGCTCTGGGGCTCTGGCCCGGGAGATGGCGAAGGCGTACCCGTCCTCCTCCGTCACCGTGTTCGACCTTCCTCAAGTGGTGGAGACGGCTCAGAAGCATTTCTCTGAAGACGACGATACTATTGGATTTCAGGCTG GAGATTTCTTTAGTGGTGAAATCCCTCCTGCTGACCTGTACGTTCTGGCAAGAATCATCCATGACTGGAATGAAGAGAAGTGCCTGAAACTGCTGAAGAAGATCTATGACAGCTGCCAACCAG GCGGAGGCGTCCTGCTGGTGGAGGCCCTGCTGTTTGAGAACAGGCGGGGTCCGGTCCTGGCTCAGATCTTCTCCCTCAACATGCTGGTGCAGACGGAGGGCCGGGAGCAGCCGGCCTCGCAGTACTGCAGCCTGCTCACCAGGGCCGGCTTCACCGGCGTCCAGGTCTGTCGCACCGGCAAGTCCTACGACGCCATCCTGGCCGTCAGATGA
- the jade1 gene encoding protein Jade-1 produces MKRSRHPSSSDDSDNGSNSTCWSQHSKSQPRRGKGQKPSEVFRTDLITAMKVHDSYQLNPEDYYVLADPWRQEWEKGVQVPVSPQSIPQPVARVLSEKGKEVMFTKPKKLIRTSGSEALGYVDIRTLAEGMCRYDLNEEDVAWLHVINAEFTEMGVPPLDEITMERVMEEFERRCHDNMTHAMETEEGLGIEYDEDVVCDVCQSPDGEDNNEMVFCDKCNICVHQACYGIQKVPKGSWLCRICALGILPKCQLCPKKGGAMKPTRSGTKWVHVSCALWIPEVSIGNPEKMEPITNVSHIPSNRWALICCLCKEKTGACIQCSAKNCRTAFHVTCGLHASLEMNTILTEEDEVKFKSYCPKHSGLEGGESRDRDSGGEEEKEGVGDKKGRRRGRVRGEEDASSSSSFSSSVAPQLAARSPGDPEGISSRQQEEKRVNLRKLKLQELEEDFFQFVEAEEVAEQLKLPQEAVDFLYQYWKLKRKANFNQPLLTPKKDEEESLARREQEVLLRRLQLFTHLRQDLERVRNLTYMVTRREKMKRSLWRVQEQIFQHQVRLLDHELLTGDPSAKDLEKLFSLSWLSTQSSSRSPWGHSGLKSKRSSLKQEKRKSSHRKGLPDSPHAHSKRDSFSKLLETMDSDGVRIREPGPVEAASFTRVQISEENPGFQYPRLQKPEVGQETNHVKPHKPEGRRGPRREEQEEGRDDAALSRRKRESDQEQEERRRKRRSGLTESSPVLTKNKLGSKHIEKTVSIRLVDIRSSDSDDYFSAAGMAKKSHVSLDSAANTKLNRASVVLDSAPPAAAAAAAAAKPNGWLRKSHTAQTNGSHTSNGPAGGHLKNWGKFRIPKRSERPATAPEEQEAPEQRKPLLRPLTNTPEPSYPRTRLRTGTENDAFAPDAKPADGEVEPCLKRCHSHQLRGDSSLGRRYGSDIIRRGVLAS; encoded by the exons ATGAAGAGAAGCAGGCACCCCAGCAGCAGCGACGACTCCGACAATGGAA GTAATTCCACCTGCTGGTCCCAGCATTCGAAGTCACAGCCCAGGAGAGGCAAAGGGCAGAAGCCCTCTGAG GTTTTCAGGACGGACTTGATCACTGCCATGAAGGTGCACGACTCGTACCAGCTGAACCCTGAGGACTACTACGTCCTGGCCGACCCGTGGAGGCAGGAGTGGGAGAAGGGCGTCCAGGTGCCGGTCAGCCCGCAGTCCATCCCGCAGCCTGTGGCCCG GGTTTtgtcagagaaagggaaggaggtgaTGTTCACCAAGCCCAAGAAGCTGATCCGGACGTCGGGCTCCGAGGCGCTGGGCTACGTGGACATCCGCACGCTGGCCGAGGGCATGTGCCGCTACGACCTGAACGAGGAGGACGTGGCCTGGCTGCACGTCATCAACGCAGAGTTCACCGAGATGG GCGTGCCGCCGCTGGACGAGATCACCATGGAGAGGGTGATGGAGGAGTTCGAGCGCCGCTGCCACGACAACATGACGCACGCCATGGAGACGGAGGAGGGGCTGGGCATCGAGTACGACGAGGACGTGGTGTGTGACGTGTGCCAGTCGCCGGACGGGGAGGACAACAACGAGATGGTGTTCTGCGACAAGTGCAACATCTGCGTCCACCAG GCGTGTTACGGCATCCAGAAGGTCCCCAAGGGCAGCTGGCTGTGCCGGATCTGCGCCCTCGGCATCCTGCCCAAGTGCCAGCTGTGTCCGAAGAAGGGCGGAGCCATGAAGCCGACCCGCAGCGGGACCAAGTGGGTCCATGTCAGCTGTGCCTTGTGGATTCCAGAG GTGAGCATCGGGAATCCAGAGAAGATGGAGCCGATCACCAACGTGTCCCACATTCCCAGCAACAGATGGGCTCTGATCTGCTGCCTATGTAAGGAGAAGACCGGAGCGTGCATACAG TGCTCAGCGAAGAACTGCCGGACTGCCTTCCACGTGACGTGCGGCCTCCACGCCAGCCTGGAGATGAACACTATCCTCACAGAGGAGGACGaggtcaagttcaagtcctACTGCCCCAAACACTCGGGGCTGGAGGGGGGCGAGTCCAGGGACCGGGACTcgggaggcgaggaggagaaggagggtgTCGGGGACAAGAAGGGCAGGAGGCGGGGCAgggtgagaggggaggaagacgcctcctcctcctcctccttctcctcctccgtcgCTCCCCAGCTCGCCGCCAGAAGCCCCGGCGACCCGGAGGGGATCAGCAGCCgccagcaggaggagaagagggtcAACCTCCGCAAGCTgaagctgcaggagctggaggaggactTCTTCCAGTTCGTGGAGGCGGAGGAGGTGGCGGAGCAGCTGAAGCTGCCCCAGGAGGCCGTGGACTTCCTCTACCAGTACTGGAAGCTCAAACGCAAAGCCAACTTCAACCAGCCGCTCCTCACGCCCaagaaggacgaggaggagagtcTGGCGCGCCGCGAGCAGGAGGTGCTGCTCCGCCGCCTGCAGCTCTTCACGCACCTCCGCCAGGACCTGGAGAGG GTCCGTAACCTGACCTACATGGTGACTCGCCGGGAGAAGATGAAGCGCTCGCTGTGGAGAGTCCAGGAGCAAATCTTCCAGCACCAAGTCAGGCTGCTGGACCACGAGCTGCTCACCG gcgaTCCTTCAGCGAAGGATCTGGAGAAGCTGTTCTCCCTGAGCTGGTTGTCCACACAGAGCTCGTCCCGCTCCCCGTGGGGCCACTCCGGCCTGAAGAGCAAACGAAGCTCCTTGaagcaggagaagaggaaaagcaGCCACAGAAAAGGCCTTCCTGACTCGCCACACGCTCACAGTAAGAGGGACAGTTTCAGCAAACTACTGGAAACGATGGACAGCGACGGCGTCCGGATCAGAGAGCCCGGGCCCGTGGAGGCGGCGAGCTTCACCAGAGTTCAGATCTCTGAGGAAAACCCGGGGTTTCAGTACCCGAGGCTTCAGAAGCCGGAGGTCGGGCAGGAAACGAACCACGTCAAGCCGCACAAGCCCGAGGGCAGGAGGGGGccgaggagggaggagcaggaggagggccGGGACGACGCGGCGCTGAGCCGGCGGAAACGAGAGAGCgaccaggagcaggaggagaggaggaggaagaggaggagcggcCTCACGGAAAGCTCTCCCGTCCTGACGAAGAACAAGCTAGGGTCCAAACACATCGAGAAGACGGTGTCCATCAGGCTGGTCGACATCAGATCCTCCGACTCCGACGACTACTTCTCCGCCGCAGGAATGGCCAAAAAAAGCCACGTCTCTCTGGACTCTGCAGCCAACACTAAACTCAACAGAGCCAGCGTGGTCCTAGACTCCGCCCCccccgctgccgccgccgccgccgccgccgccaaaCCCAACGGCTGGCTGAGAAAATCCCACACTGCCCAGACGAACGGCTCCCACACATCCAACGGGCCCGCGGGCGGCCATCTCAAAAACTGGGGGAAGTTCAGGATCCCCAAGAGGAGCGAGAGGCCGGCGACGGCGCCGGAGGAGCAGGAGGCGCCGGAGCAGCGCAAGCCGCTCCTCCGGCCTCTGACCAACACGCCGGAGCCGTCGTACCCCAGGACGCGGCTCCGCACCGGGACCGAGAACGACGCCTTCGCCCCCGACGCCAAGCCGGCCGACGGCGAGGTGGAGCCCTGCCTGAAACGCTGCCACTCCCACCAGCTGAGGGGCGACTCGTCCCTCGGCCGGCGCTACGGCTCCGACATCATCCGGCGCGGCGTGCTGGCCTCCTGA